A window of the Lactuca sativa cultivar Salinas chromosome 5, Lsat_Salinas_v11, whole genome shotgun sequence genome harbors these coding sequences:
- the LOC111897250 gene encoding pentatricopeptide repeat-containing protein At1g05750, chloroplastic: MSLFASSTLTICAPPHDHNDNHFTHPPRILPIPTKQHAIFRHTTADDSSFGELNVSSWTSSIARYCRTGRLDRAAAEFTRMRVAGVEPNHITFVTLLSSCADFPLHALSFGSSIHALVCKFGYDKDNVKVGTAIIDMYCKCNRVDIACLCFEKMDFKNKVTWNTLVGGLMRNGEITRAVQVFDEMPERDVISYTALIDGFVKKGHYEHALEWFQEMLASGIQPDHVTIVSALSASANLGALGLGLWLHRLVLKGKLNNNIRINNSLIDMYSRCGCTEFALQVFHTMSKHNLVSWNSLIVGFALNGNPENTLKYFYQMQKDGFKPDEVTFTGALTACSHGGLIDESLKLFDMMTQDYKITPRIEHYGCLVDLYSRARMLKQALNVIQNMPMKPNEVILGSVLAACRVAEDVELAEKLMRFISEVNPGGDSNYVLLSNIYAAGKDWHKASSVRKRMKNKGIEKNPGVSSIEIDGKVVKFVAGDKSHDKSECVYKMLQNLSCELMISGYVPEVNMREH, encoded by the coding sequence ATGAGTCTCTTTGCTTCCTCAACACTTACCATCTGTGCACCACCACATGACCACAACGACAACCACTTCACTCATCCTCCTCGCATCCTTCCAATCCCCACAAAACAGCACGCTATATTCCGCCATACAACTGCTGATGACTCCAGTTTCGGTGAACTTAACGTCTCTTCATGGACCTCATCCATTGCTCGTTACTGCCGAACCGGTCGTTTAGATCGTGCTGCTGCGGAGTTCACTCGTATGAGAGTTGCCGGAGTCGAACCTAATCACATTACCTTCGTGACTCTTCTCTCCAGCTGTGCTGATTTCCCTTTGCATGCTCTTTCTTTTGGATCTTCAATTCATGCTCTCGTCTGTAAATTCGGGTATGATAAAGATAACGTCAAGGTGGGTACGGCTATCATTGATATGTACTGTAAATGCAATCGGGTAGACATTGCTTGCTTGTGCTTTGAGAAGATGGATTTCAAGAATAAAGTCACCTGGAATACTCTGGTAGGTGGATTGATGAGAAATGGAGAAATTACTAGAGCAGTCcaggtgttcgatgaaatgcctgagAGAGATGTAATTTCATATACAGCGTTAATTGATGGGTTTGTAAAGAAAGGTCATTACGAACATGCATTGGAGTGGTTTCAAGAAATGCTGGCTTCTGGAATTCAACCTGATCATGTCACCATTGTTTCTGCACTCTCTGCTTCTGCAAATTTAGGAGCACTTGGATTAGGCTTATGGCTTCATCGACTTGTACTAAAAGGTAAACTAAACAACAACATCCGTATAAATAATTCATTAATAGACATGTACTCAAGATGTGGTTGCACCGAATTTGCTCTTCAAGTATTTCACACCATGTCTAAACACAATCTAGTCTCATGGAACTCCCTCATTGTGGGATTCGCTCTTAATGGGAATCCAGAAAACACTCTCAAGTATTTTTACCAGATGCAGAAAGATGGTTTCAAGCCAGATGAAGTGACCTTCACTGGAGCTCTTACTGCATGTAGCCATGGTGGCTTAATCGATGAAAGTTTGAAACTTTTTGACATGATGACACAAGACTATAAAATAACACCAAGAATCGAGCATTATGGATGTTTAGTAGATCTTTATAGTCGCGCACGTATGTTAAAACAAGCCCTAAATGTTATACAGAATATGCCCATGAAACCAAATGAAGTTATATTAGGATCAGTTCTTGCAGCATGTAGAGTGGCTGAAGATGTGGAATTGGCTGAAAAGTTGATGAGGTTTATAAGTGAAGTAAACCCTGGTGGGGATTCGAATTATGTTCTTCTTTCGAATATATATGCTGCTGGAAAAGATTGGCATAAGGCAAGCAGCGTGAGGAAGAGAATGAAGAATAAAGGTATTGAGAAGAATCCAGGTGTGAGTTCAATTGAAATTGATGGTAAAGTTGTTAAATTTGTAGCTGGGGATAAATCTCATGATAAATCTGAGTGTGTTTATAAAATGTTACAAAATCTTTCTTGTGAGTTGATGATCTCTGGGTATGTTCCAGAAGTTAATATGAGGGAACATTAA
- the LOC128126248 gene encoding uncharacterized protein LOC128126248 yields the protein MEKIKSLDTQAYEYLIDRDPTTWSKAFFKEGRDCDAVENGVSESFNSAIRHARRKPIITMLEEIRIFVMERIYSQRVEGIEWDLNICPSIRKRIQDLKVKQRLWGVTPCGYQKYEVRFNDAAYGVDLIAKTCACRIWQLTGIPCLHGVAAISSLNQDAETYVSQSYSKEAFLKCYNYSINPVNGSDMWEEVPYRKPLPPKRRRLPGRPSVKRKRDAVERELSGPVRHSVTRRGSLIKCSICKEPGHNKIKCPSKQQTNTSAPSSSRGSGAGPSQPPSSSGGSGVGPSQPPAASQPPPPPPPPPAQPPPPPPPPPPAAQPPPPPPPPPPPPAQPPPPPPPPAAARPVPRRAPIGRTGRRKYSERIVKMALRRNIPGVGSSAENPAVLN from the exons ATGGAAAAGATCAAATCTTTAGATACTCAAGCATATGAGTACCTTATAGACAGAGATCCTACTACCTGGTCTAAGGCATTTTTTAAAGAGGGCAGAGATTGTGATGCAGTTGAGAATGGGGTGAGTGAGAGTTTCAATTCTGCTATTAGGCATGCTAGAAGGAAACCAATCATCACTATGCTAGAGGAGATTAGGATATTTGTGATGGAGAGGATATACAGTCAAAGAGTAGAAGGAATTGAATGGGATTTGAATATCTGTCCAAGTATTAGGAAGCGTATACAAGATTTGAAGGTTAAACAGAG ATTGTGGGGGGTTACTCCTTGTGGTTATCAAAAGTATGAAGTTAGGTTCAATGATGCAGCATATGGAGTGGATCTGATTGCAAAGACTTGTGCATGCAGAATATGGCAACTTACAGGGATACCATGCTTACATGGAGTAGCTGCAATCTCTTCCCTGAATCAAGATGCAGAAACATATGTGTCCCAATCATACAGTAAAGAGGCTTTTCTAAAATGCTATAATTATAGCATTAACCCTGTCAATGGTAGTGATATGTGGGAAGAAGTTCCTTATCGAAAGCCTTTGCCTCCCAAAAGAAGAAGATTACCTGGTAGGCCATCAGTGAAAAGGAAGAGGGATGCAGTGGAAAGGGAGTTGAGTGGACCAGTTAGACATTCTGTGACAAGAAGGGGATCCCTGATAAAGTGTAGTATTTGCAAGGAACCAGGTCATAACAAGATAAAGTGTCCATCTAAGCAGCAAACAAATACATCAG CACCAAGTTCATCCAGGGGTAGTGGAGCAGGACCAAGTCAACCACCAAGTTCATCAGGGGGTAGTGGAGTAGGACCAAGTCAACCACCAGCAGCATCccaaccacctccaccaccaccaccaccaccagcccaaccacctccacctccaccaccaccaccaccagcagcccaaccacctccaccaccaccaccaccaccaccaccaccagcccaaccacctccaccaccaccaccaccagcagCTGCAAGGCCTGTCCCAAGAAGGGCCCCAATTGGTAGAACTGGACGGAGGAAATATTCTGAAAGGATTGTCAAAATGGCATTGAGGAGGAACATACCTGGGGTTGGGAGCAGTGCAGAGAACCCTGCAGTCCTTAATTAA
- the LOC111897276 gene encoding uncharacterized protein LOC111897276, with the protein MLLKEGCMRFLDCALIPPMASSSSFSSSLNRSSKKSTAHDTKTCDCGFPARILTSKTPKNPGRHFMVCNEGKCKYWKWLDVEPVEMPLMEVVEGMKVELIALKTEVEKVKEDMEQMKKEKCSDAIAMKEKIYKFTIGFLFLIIVYMMK; encoded by the exons ATGTTATTAAAAGAGGGGTGTATGCGGTTCCTTGATTGTGCCCTAATACCCCCGATGGCTTCCTCCTCCAGCTTCTCATCATCCCTCAATCGATCAAGCAAGAAATCAACTGCGCACGATACAAAAACTTGTGATTGTGGGTTCCCTGCACGTATTCTAACATCAAAAACACCAAAGAATCCAGGGAGGCATTTCATGGTGTGCAATGAG GGTAAATGCAAATATTGGAAATGGTTGGATGTAGAACCTGTAgaaatgcctctaatggaagtgGTGGAGGGAATGAAAGTTGAATTAATAGCATTAAAGACCGAAGTAGAGAAGGTGAAGGAAGACATGGAACAAATGAAGAAGGAAAAGTGCTCTGATGCCATTGCAATGAAGGAAAAAATATATAAGTTTACCATAGGATTTCTTTTTTTGATCATCGTGTATATGATGAAATGA
- the LOC111897219 gene encoding stomatal closure-related actin-binding protein 1 — protein MTRMGRDFSYTTQRDAVSPVSADVLFASSRFPNYKTRTNNNTMEAKEDSKLVSMRELTRHETAKLLDQQNRLSVRDLASKFEKGLAAAAKLSDENKLRDVVSLEKHVLLEKLKDALESLRGRAVGKNKDDVEEAIAMVEALSGQLTQREGELVQEKAEVKKLASFLKQASEDAKKLVDEERAFARTEIEKARAAVQRVEEALQEQEKMSRATGTQDVEELMKEVQEARRIKMLHQPSKVMDMEHELQALRTQLAEKSKCSLKLQKELAMSKQGEKNRPDLFELDGTESLGSYLQIHPCCDEAPDLLECSIQWYRLASEGGKKDLISGATKPIYAPEPSDVGRLLEADVMSDGLSITLTTSGPIDPAAGLGNYVEALVRRHDTEFNVVIVQMNGEEHPSESVHVLHVGKMRMKLCKDNTTMAKEFYSPFMQLCGVRGGGNAAAQASFWQPKIGLSFVLAFESERERNAAIMLARRFAFDCNIMLGGPEDRAAVERAT, from the exons ATGACAAGAATGGGACGTGATTTCAGCTACACAACTCAAAGAGATGCAGTTTCCCCAGTGTCAGCAGATGTTCTATTTGCATCCAGCCGATTTCCAAATTACAAAACCAGAACTAATAACAACACAATGGAGGCAAAAGAAGATTCAAAGTTAGTTTCTATGAGGGAGTTAACTCGACATGAAACTGCCAAGTTGCTAGATCAACAAAATCGTTTATCTGTTCGTGATCTTGCCAGTAAATTTGAAAAGGGTTTAGCTGCTGCTGCTAAGTTATCTGATGAG AATAAGCTCAGAGATGTGGTTTCTCTAGAGAAACATGTGCTTTTAGAAAAGCTTAAAGATGCACTTGAATCATTGAGAGGGCGTGCTGTTGGTAAAAACAAAGATGATGTGGAGGAGGCTATTGCCATG GTTGAAGCTTTATCAGGTCAATTGACACAAAGGGAAGGAGAATTGGTTCAAGAAAAGGCTGAGGTTAAGAAGCTTGCAAGTTTTCTAAAGCAG GCTTCAGAAGATGCAAAAAAGCTTGTTGATGAAGAGAGAGCTTTTGCAAGAACTGAAATTGAGAAAGCTAGAGCTGCAGTTCAGAGAGTGGAAGAAGCTCTTCAGGAGCAAGAAAAAATGTCCCGAGCTACAGGGACACAG gatGTGGAAGAACTAATGAAGGAAGTACAAGAGGCTAGAAGGATCAAGATGCTGCATCAGCCTAGTAAG GTTATGGATATGGAACATGAGCTCCAGGCATTACGAACTCAACTAGCAGAGAAGTCTAAGTGTTCATTGAAGCTCCAGAAAGAg TTGGCAATGAGCAAACAGGGAGAGAAAAATAGACCCGATTTATTTGAATTAGATGGCACAGAGTCTTTAGGCTCATATTTACAGATTCATCCATGTTGTGATGAAGCCCCAGATCTTCTAGAATGTTCTATTCAGTGGTATCGTTTGGCTTCTGAAGGTGGAAAAAAGGATCTTATTTCAG GTGCCACAAAACCTATTTATGCTCCTGAACCTTCTGATGTTGGGCGATTACTTGAAGCTGATGTCATGTCAGATGGGTTGAGTATCACTTTGACAACCTCTGGTCCCATTGATCCAG CTGCAGGATTAGGAAACTATGTGGAAGCATTGGTTCGTCGCCATGACACCGAATTTAAT GTAGTGATTGTTCAAATGAATGGGGAAGAGCATCCTTCAGAGTCAGTTCATGTGCTTCATGTAGGAAAGATGAGGATGAAACTTTGCAAGGATAACACAACAATGGCAAAAGAATTCTACTCCCCTTTTATGCAG CTTTGTGGAGTTAGAGGAGGTGGAAATGCTGCAGCACAGGCATCATTCTGGCAACCAAAAATAGGCCTCTCCTTTGTGCTTGCATTCGAGTCCGAAAGAGAGAGAAATGCTGCTATTATGCTTGCACGCAGATTCGCCTTCGATTGTAAT ATCATGCTTGGTGGGCCTGAGGATAGAGCTGCAGTGGAGAGAGCAACTTAA